A single Anopheles funestus chromosome 2RL, idAnoFuneDA-416_04, whole genome shotgun sequence DNA region contains:
- the LOC125762039 gene encoding short coiled-coil protein B has translation MSLKSQDDIPLADDDLEVIINDDESSKYMCNGRSLDSIASSYTNGNSSPQQFLENESPDADEQEEKARLIAQVLELQNTLDDLSQRVDSVKEENLKLRSENQVLGQYIENLMSASSVFQSTTPNNVQKKK, from the exons ATGTCGCTCAAATCCCAGGACGATATCCCTCTGGCTGATGACGATTTAGAAG TCATCATCAACGATGATGAAAGTTCCAAGTATATGTGCAATGGCCGTTCGCTAGATTCGATCGCCAGCTCGTACACCAACGGTAACTCTAGTCCACAACAGTTTCTAGAAAACGAAAGCCCCGATGCGGACGAGCAGGAAGAGAAGGCCCGTCTCATTGCCCAGGTGCTGGAGCTGCAGAACACGCTGGACGATCTTTCACAGCGTGTGGACAGCGTGAAGGAAGAGAATCTCAAGCTGCGCTCGGAGAACCAGGTGCTCGGACAGTACATCGAAAATTTGATGTCCGCCTCCTCGGTGTTCCAATCGACCACGCCGAACAATgtgcagaagaaaaagtaa
- the LOC125762033 gene encoding probable asparagine--tRNA ligase, mitochondrial — MALLCTRILLRNSSRNYHFYRIKDLAAQNCKPGNKVNVKGWVKSVRNMKGNLFVDINDGSAAQNFQLVINKDKHIDTAYGSSIEACGVIAASPKNQLELHVDTLTELGKCPLTEGYPFYPKKTYPPEYIRNHLHLRSRVNSMASTFRVRHEATRAFNEYLQQQGFVQIHTPVLTSNDCEGAGEAFLVKPLNDQLLKGMAKENIPLDHAYFDRPTFLTVSGQLHLEAMSHGLDKVYTFGPTFRAENCKSNIHLSEFYMLELEEAFMNTLEELMDRVEDMLKKVSASVIDKSAADLSSVRKLTTDGKLEMCFRWMDKPFPRLTYEEAMHILEANGGKLKSPVRREEGINKEQELFLVEHCQSPVFVCYWPKAIKSFYMRENAANPLLVDALDLLVPHVGELVGGSVREDSYDRLQRKLPNLDVLQWYLDLRKFGSVTTAGFGLGFERYLSWILNVHNIKDVIPYPRWAHNCVM, encoded by the exons ATGGCTTTGCTGTGTACTCGTATTTTGTTGCGGAATTCCTCCCGTAATTATCACTTTTATCGCATAAAAGATCTAGCTGCGCAAAACTGCAAACCAGGAAATAAAGTGAATGTAAAA GGATGGGTGAAATCCGTTCGGAACATGAAGGGTAACTTGTTTGTGGACATAAACGATGGTTCGGCAGCCCAAAACTTTCAGCTAGTCATTAACAAGGACAAACACATCGACACTGCTTACGGTTCTTCTATCGAAGCGTGTGGAGTAATCGCTGCCTcgccaaaaaatcaacttgAACTGCACGTAGACACGTTAACCGAGCTTGGAAAATGTCCCCTTACCGAGGGCTATCCGTTCTATCCTAAAAAAACGTACCCGCCAGAGTACATCCGGAATCACCTGCATTTGCGATCGCGCGTAAACTCCATGGCATCGACGTTTCGAGTGCGGCATGAGGCCACACGAGCGTTCAACGAGTATCTACAGCAGCAGGGCTTTGTCCAGATTCATACCCCCGTGCTAACGTCCAATGATTGTGAAGGTGCGGGCGAAGCTTTCCTGGTGAAGCCACTGAACGATCAGCTGTTGAAGGGTAtggcaaaggaaaacattccaCTTGACCATGCGTATTTCGATAGACCCACCTTCCTAACGGTTTCCGGCCAATTGCACCTGGAAGCGATGTCACATGGTTTGGATAAGGTGTACACTTTTGGGCCAACGTTCCGGGCCGAAAACTGCAAATCGAATATTCACCTGTCCGAGTTTTATATGCTAGAGCTGGAGGAAGCTTTTATGAATACACTCGAAGAGCTAATGGACCGGGTAGAAGATATGTTAAAAAAGGTTAGCGCCAGTGTTATTGACAAAAGTGCAGCAGACTTGAGTTCGGTTAGAAAGTTAACTACCGATGGTAAGCTCGAGATGTGCTTTCGCTGGATGGACAAACCATTCCCTCGGTTGACGTACGAAGAAGCGATGCACATATTGGAAGCGAATGGAGGTAAATTAAAATCACCTGTTCGTCGTGAGGAAGGGATCAATAAGGAACAGGAACTGTTCTTGGTTGAACACTGCCAAAGTCCGGTATTTGTGTGCTACTGGCCAAAGGCGATAAAGTCGTTCTATATGCGAGAAAATGCCGCAAATCCTCTGCTTGTCGACGCATTAGATCTTCTCGTTCCACATGTTGGAGAACTTGTGGGTGGAAGTGTTCGTGAGGATAGCTATGATCGGCTGCAACGAAAGCTACCCAACCTGGACGTCCTACAGTGGTACTTAGATCTGCGGAAATTCGGAAGCGTAACCACTGCAGGCTTCGGTTTGGGATTTGAGCGGTATTTGTCGTGGATTTTGAACGTCCACAACATTAAGGATGTGATACCGTACCCACGGTGGGCGCACAATTGTGTAATGTAG
- the LOC125762035 gene encoding uncharacterized protein LOC125762035: MLTKKEKLLIRPWQMQRYINHRIKVVTAMPAIDFHPPPERIHIAQKLKKQQKELERKEKIEQENIRLLQRLGAIMSKKRLDNIWTYTRPNFLRRENIYPNRPKTTPDASGHRRASAKPAGGNLANPTGSPLTNWTKSIRCSACSAPARVAIQLNQIAPEGRIPWAPQRKTSNRKLLQEAETEQHECCRFCCC; this comes from the exons ATGTTAACGAAGAAGGAAAAGCTGCTTATCCGCCCCTGGCAAATGCAGCGTTATATTAATCATCGGATTAAAGTCGTGACGGCCATGCCTGCCATCGATTTCCATCCACCACCGGAACGGATTCACATCGCCCAAAAGCTGAAGAAGCAACAGAAAGAGCTCgagcgaaaggaaaagataGAGCAAGAAAACATCCGTCTACTGCAACGCCTTGGTGCCATTATGAGCAAGAAACGGTTGGATAACATTTGGACCTACACACGACCGAA CTTCCTCCGACGCGAAAATATCTATCCCAACCGTCCCAAGACTACACCAGATGCCAGTGGTCATCGACGAGCTTCCGCCAAGCCAGCAGGAGGCAACCTTGCAAATCCCACCGGATCACCGCTGACAAACTGGACCAAATCAATCCGTTGCAGTGCTTGCAGTGCACCGGCGCGTGTTGCAATTCAGCTTAATCAAATCGCACCGGAAGGACGTATACCATGGGCTCCACAGCGGAAAACCTCCAACCGGAAGCTGCTGCAGGAGGCTGAAACGGAACAACACGAATGTTGTCGattctgctgctgctag
- the LOC125762038 gene encoding 40S ribosomal protein S15: MADQAPEDGAKKKRTFRKFTYRGVDLDQLLDMKQEALVELMHSRAKRRFKRGQRRKPQALIKKLRKAKKNTPPNEKPACVKTHLRNMIILPEMVGSTVGVYNGKTFNQTEIRPDMIGHYLGEFSMTYKPVKHGRPGIGATHSSRFIPLK, translated from the coding sequence ATGGCCGACCAAGCACCCGAGGATGGAGCCAAGAAGAAGCGTACCTTCCGTAAATTCACCTACCGTGGTGTGGATCTGGACCAGCTGCTGGACATGAAGCAGGAGGCCCTGGTGGAGCTGATGCACAGCCGGGCTAAGCGGCGTTTCAAGCGTGGACAGCGCAGGAAGCCTCAGGCTCTTATCAAGAAGCTGCGCAAGGCCAAGAAGAACACGCCGCCGAACGAGAAGCCGGCTTGCGTGAAGACTCATCTGCGTAACATGATCATCCTTCCGGAGATGGTCGGTTCTACCGTCGGTGTGTACAACGGCAAGACGTTCAACCAGACGGAAATCAGGCCCGACATGATCGGCCACTACTTGGGCGAGTTCTCGATGACGTACAAGCCTGTCAAGCACGGTCGTCCCGGTATCGGTGCAACCCACAGCTCCCGTTTTATTCCGCTTAAGTGA